A DNA window from Undibacterium sp. YM2 contains the following coding sequences:
- a CDS encoding NADH-quinone oxidoreductase subunit J yields MEFTTVLFYVFAAIMIVAAIQVISARNPVHAALFLVLTFFNAAGIWLLLKAEFLAIVLVLVYVGAVMVLFLFVVMMLDINLDKLREGFWSHFPLAAAVGVIIVLEMSAVLLRGFLRPDNHVPAAADKIGNTKYLGMEIFTHYQFAFEVAAAILLLAIIAAVALTLRRRKDSKYFDPAAAVKVKAKDRIRIVSMKAESERAENNATAAAATVNPEA; encoded by the coding sequence ATGGAATTTACTACCGTTTTATTTTATGTTTTCGCAGCGATCATGATAGTCGCTGCGATCCAGGTCATTTCTGCACGTAACCCCGTGCATGCGGCCTTGTTCCTGGTGCTGACTTTCTTCAACGCTGCAGGTATCTGGTTGCTGTTGAAAGCTGAGTTCCTGGCTATCGTGCTGGTACTGGTGTATGTAGGTGCGGTCATGGTGCTGTTCTTGTTCGTTGTGATGATGCTGGACATCAATCTCGACAAACTCAGGGAAGGTTTCTGGAGTCACTTTCCATTGGCTGCGGCAGTCGGTGTCATTATCGTACTGGAAATGTCGGCAGTCTTGCTGCGCGGCTTTTTGCGTCCGGACAATCATGTACCGGCAGCAGCTGACAAGATAGGTAACACCAAGTACCTGGGCATGGAAATTTTCACGCATTACCAGTTTGCTTTTGAGGTTGCAGCGGCGATCCTGTTGCTGGCTATTATCGCTGCAGTTGCTTTGACTTTGCGTCGTCGCAAAGACAGCAAATATTTTGATCCTGCTGCGGCAGTCAAAGTAAAAGCCAAGGACCGTATCCGTATCGTCAGCATGAAAGCTGAATCCGAACGCGCCGAGAATAATGCCACTGCTGCGGCAGCTACTGTGAATCCGGAGGCTTAA
- the nuoI gene encoding NADH-quinone oxidoreductase subunit NuoI has protein sequence MEAIKDFFGSLMLRELIKGLALTGRYMFARKITVQFPEEKTPQSPRFRGLHALRRYPNGEERCIACKLCEAVCPAMAITIESDQRADGSRRTTRYDIDLTKCIFCGFCEESCPVDSIVETHVLEYHGEKRGDLYFTKEMLLAVGDRYEPQIAAARAADATYR, from the coding sequence ATGGAAGCAATCAAGGATTTTTTTGGCAGCCTGATGCTGCGCGAACTGATCAAGGGCCTCGCCCTGACAGGCCGCTATATGTTCGCCCGCAAGATCACGGTGCAATTTCCTGAGGAAAAAACACCTCAGTCTCCACGTTTCCGTGGTCTGCATGCTCTGCGTCGCTACCCGAACGGGGAAGAACGTTGCATCGCCTGTAAATTGTGTGAAGCAGTCTGCCCGGCAATGGCAATTACGATCGAATCTGATCAACGTGCTGATGGCAGCCGCCGTACTACCCGTTATGACATTGACCTGACCAAGTGCATTTTTTGCGGTTTTTGCGAAGAGTCTTGCCCGGTCGATTCCATCGTGGAAACCCATGTACTGGAATATCACGGTGAAAAACGCGGTGACCTGTATTTCACCAAAGAGATGTTGCTGGCTGTAGGTGATCGTTACGAGCCACAAATTGCAGCAGCGCGCGCCGCTGATGCCACATACCGCTAA
- the nuoK gene encoding NADH-quinone oxidoreductase subunit NuoK, giving the protein MALTLSLTHYLILGAILFAISIVGIFLNRKNIIVLLMAIELMLLAVNINFIAFSHYLGDAAGQVFVFFILTVAAAESAIGLAILVVLFRNLDTINVEDLDALKG; this is encoded by the coding sequence ATGGCTTTGACTTTGAGTTTGACGCATTACCTGATTTTGGGCGCAATCCTGTTTGCGATTTCCATCGTCGGTATTTTCCTCAACCGTAAAAACATCATCGTCTTGCTGATGGCGATTGAATTGATGTTGCTGGCCGTGAATATCAATTTCATCGCGTTCTCCCATTATCTGGGTGATGCAGCAGGGCAGGTATTCGTGTTCTTCATACTTACCGTCGCTGCTGCTGAGTCAGCGATAGGTCTGGCGATTCTGGTGGTCTTGTTCCGTAATCTGGATACCATCAATGTCGAAGATCTGGATGCATTAAAAGGTTAA
- the nuoH gene encoding NADH-quinone oxidoreductase subunit NuoH, which yields MNLLLSIHEFGQHYLGAAWMPLWTFLKIVCITLPVMGCVAYLTLWERKMIGWMHIRLGPNRVGPAGLLQPIADALKLLLKEIVIPAKANKVLFVLAPIMTIMPALAAWSVIPFGPETVLANVNAGLLLIMAITSMEVYGIIIAGWASNSKYAFLGAMRASAQMVSYEIAMGFVLVIVLMVSGSLNMTDIVNAQTKGFAASHGFNLFSWNWLPLLPMFVVYVISGIAETNRHPFDVVEGESEIVAGHMVEYSGMSFAMFFLAEYANMILISAMASLMFLGGWSAPFSFLDFIPGWIWLGIKTFVVVSMFIWARASFPRYRYDQIMRLGWKVFIPLTIVYLVIVAAWMQTSWNIWK from the coding sequence ATGAATTTGCTGCTCTCTATCCATGAATTTGGTCAGCACTATCTGGGGGCTGCTTGGATGCCTTTGTGGACCTTCCTCAAGATTGTCTGCATCACCTTGCCAGTCATGGGTTGCGTCGCCTACCTGACCTTGTGGGAACGCAAGATGATAGGCTGGATGCATATCCGTCTTGGTCCTAACCGCGTGGGGCCTGCGGGTTTGCTGCAACCTATTGCTGACGCGCTGAAGCTGTTGCTCAAAGAAATCGTCATCCCCGCCAAGGCCAATAAAGTCTTGTTCGTGCTGGCTCCTATCATGACCATCATGCCTGCGCTGGCAGCCTGGTCGGTGATTCCTTTCGGCCCTGAAACTGTATTGGCAAACGTCAATGCAGGCTTGCTGCTGATCATGGCAATCACCTCGATGGAAGTTTACGGCATCATCATCGCCGGTTGGGCATCCAACTCCAAGTATGCTTTCCTTGGTGCCATGCGTGCATCTGCGCAAATGGTTTCCTATGAAATCGCCATGGGCTTTGTACTCGTTATCGTGCTGATGGTATCTGGCAGTTTGAATATGACGGATATCGTCAATGCGCAGACCAAGGGTTTTGCCGCCAGCCATGGTTTCAACCTGTTCTCATGGAATTGGTTGCCGCTGTTGCCTATGTTCGTGGTGTATGTGATTTCCGGTATTGCTGAAACCAACCGCCATCCGTTTGACGTGGTTGAGGGTGAATCCGAGATCGTTGCCGGTCACATGGTTGAATACTCTGGTATGTCTTTCGCCATGTTCTTCCTGGCTGAATACGCCAACATGATTCTGATCTCTGCCATGGCATCTTTGATGTTCCTCGGCGGCTGGTCTGCACCGTTCAGCTTCCTGGATTTCATTCCTGGCTGGATCTGGCTCGGTATCAAGACTTTTGTTGTGGTTTCCATGTTTATCTGGGCACGCGCATCTTTCCCACGCTATCGCTATGACCAGATCATGCGTCTGGGTTGGAAAGTATTTATCCCGCTGACCATTGTTTATCTGGTTATCGTCGCAGCATGGATGCAGACATCCTGGAATATTTGGAAGTAA
- the nuoL gene encoding NADH-quinone oxidoreductase subunit L produces MAGQLNPQLLLAVPLAPLVGSAIAGLLGTKFFGNVVGRKVSHTVTILGVLIALIISCMTLSAVMDGATYNETLYQWMKVGNMKLEVGFMVDSLTAMMMCVVTFVSLMVHIYTIGYMAEDEGYNRFFSYISLFTFAMLMLVMSNNFLQLFFGWEAVGLVSYLLIGFWYTKPTAIYANMKAFLVNRVGDFGFILGIGLLVANTGSMNYVEVFAKKNELAAMLLPHTDWMLITVACICLFIGAMGKSAQFPLHVWLPDSMEGPTPISALIHAATMVTAGIFMVSRMSPLFELSDTALSFILVIGAITALFMGFMGIIQNDIKRVVAYSTLSQLGYMTVALGASAYSVAVFHLMTHAFFKALLFLGAGSVIIGMHHDQDIRNMGGLRKYMPITWLTSLAGSLALIGTPFLSGFYSKDSIIEAVQASHLPGAGFAQFAVLAGVFVTAFYSFRMYFLVFHGKENFGKAHAHDHQDDHHAADDHHDDHHHGLAPGQKPHESPMVVWLPLVLLAIPSLFIGAIAIEPMLFGGFFKDVIFVNEAHHAMEELHHEFHGAGAMGLHSFLTPPFWLALFGVVTAYVFYMVKPEIPAKIKNAVMPLYTLLDNKYYMDRFNEIVFAGGARVLGGGLWNIGDKGLIDGLVVNGSAKLVGWVSKLIRHLQSGYIYHYAFVMILGVMGFLAYTVLFPFAK; encoded by the coding sequence ATGGCGGGGCAACTTAACCCACAATTATTATTGGCAGTACCACTGGCGCCCCTGGTCGGGTCTGCTATTGCAGGTCTGCTAGGAACGAAGTTTTTTGGCAATGTGGTTGGCCGCAAGGTATCGCATACAGTCACCATACTTGGTGTACTGATTGCACTGATCATCTCCTGCATGACCTTGTCTGCCGTGATGGATGGCGCAACCTATAACGAAACCCTGTATCAATGGATGAAGGTCGGCAACATGAAGCTGGAAGTTGGCTTCATGGTTGATAGCCTGACAGCCATGATGATGTGCGTCGTGACCTTTGTGTCGCTGATGGTGCATATCTACACCATAGGCTATATGGCAGAAGACGAAGGCTATAACCGCTTCTTCTCGTATATCTCCCTGTTCACCTTTGCCATGCTGATGCTGGTCATGAGTAACAACTTCCTGCAATTGTTCTTTGGCTGGGAGGCTGTGGGTCTGGTTTCTTATTTGCTGATCGGTTTCTGGTACACCAAACCAACGGCAATCTACGCCAACATGAAAGCCTTTCTGGTCAACCGTGTTGGTGACTTTGGTTTCATCCTGGGCATAGGCTTGCTGGTCGCTAACACTGGTTCCATGAACTATGTTGAAGTATTCGCCAAGAAAAATGAACTGGCAGCGATGTTGTTGCCGCACACTGACTGGATGTTGATCACTGTTGCCTGTATCTGCCTGTTCATCGGTGCGATGGGTAAGTCTGCACAATTCCCTCTGCATGTCTGGTTGCCAGACTCGATGGAAGGCCCGACCCCGATTTCTGCACTGATCCACGCGGCGACCATGGTTACCGCAGGTATCTTCATGGTGTCACGCATGTCACCATTGTTTGAATTGTCTGACACTGCCTTGTCCTTCATCCTGGTGATAGGTGCGATTACTGCGCTGTTCATGGGTTTCATGGGCATCATCCAGAACGATATCAAGCGCGTCGTGGCTTATTCCACGTTGTCACAACTGGGTTATATGACAGTGGCACTGGGTGCTTCTGCTTACTCGGTTGCGGTATTCCATCTGATGACACATGCCTTCTTTAAAGCGCTGTTGTTCCTTGGTGCGGGTTCCGTGATTATCGGTATGCATCATGATCAGGACATCCGCAACATGGGTGGCTTGAGAAAATACATGCCTATCACCTGGCTGACTTCCCTGGCTGGTTCTCTGGCATTGATAGGTACGCCTTTCCTGTCCGGCTTCTATTCCAAGGACAGTATTATTGAAGCAGTGCAGGCTAGTCATTTACCAGGTGCCGGTTTTGCGCAGTTTGCTGTGCTGGCAGGTGTGTTTGTCACGGCATTCTATTCCTTCCGCATGTATTTCCTGGTCTTCCACGGTAAGGAAAACTTTGGCAAGGCGCATGCCCATGATCATCAAGATGATCACCATGCTGCTGACGACCACCATGACGATCATCATCATGGTCTGGCTCCAGGTCAAAAACCACACGAGTCACCTATGGTTGTCTGGTTGCCACTGGTCTTGCTGGCAATTCCTTCGCTGTTTATTGGTGCGATTGCGATTGAACCCATGCTGTTTGGCGGCTTCTTCAAGGACGTGATCTTTGTTAATGAAGCACATCACGCAATGGAAGAGCTGCATCATGAATTCCATGGTGCTGGTGCAATGGGCTTGCACTCGTTCCTGACGCCACCATTCTGGCTGGCACTGTTTGGTGTGGTGACTGCTTATGTGTTCTACATGGTCAAGCCTGAAATTCCAGCCAAGATCAAGAATGCCGTCATGCCACTCTACACTTTGCTGGACAACAAATACTACATGGATCGCTTCAACGAGATCGTGTTTGCTGGTGGTGCACGTGTACTCGGTGGTGGCTTGTGGAATATTGGTGACAAAGGCCTTATCGATGGCCTGGTAGTTAACGGCAGCGCAAAACTGGTTGGCTGGGTCTCCAAACTGATACGTCATTTGCAGAGTGGTTATATCTATCACTATGCATTTGTGATGATACTCGGCGTGATGGGATTCCTGGCTTATACAGTGCTGTTTCCCTTTGCTAAATAA